A DNA window from Allokutzneria albata contains the following coding sequences:
- a CDS encoding MerR family transcriptional regulator, which translates to MTGTRTGGVTIGQAAAFAGVTVKTVRHYHQHGLLAEPPRDSSGYRRYSSADLLRLVQVRTLAAAGVPLAEAGPMLDADAEEFAAALADVEQRLTERIADLVARRDTLRRLTDGNRLLLPAAALAILDRLTELGFSPGYVDVQRDALVLVRALTPEIFEVFLTQLGHRLDNPGFVELTKRAWDARSWEPDDPRIDELASALTETLLADPEALALPEGFRPPPAAAVRYGLVNHHSEGQMPAAWVRLNALVEAKLRSAGVPIPHQ; encoded by the coding sequence ATGACCGGGACGAGGACCGGCGGCGTCACCATCGGCCAGGCAGCGGCGTTCGCCGGGGTCACGGTGAAGACCGTGCGGCACTACCACCAGCACGGGCTGCTCGCCGAACCACCGCGCGACAGCTCCGGCTACCGGAGGTACAGCTCGGCCGACCTGTTGCGGCTGGTGCAGGTCCGGACCCTGGCCGCGGCGGGCGTGCCGCTGGCCGAGGCCGGGCCCATGCTCGACGCCGACGCCGAGGAGTTCGCCGCCGCCCTCGCCGACGTCGAACAACGGCTCACCGAGCGGATCGCCGACCTGGTCGCGCGGCGGGACACGTTGCGCAGGCTCACCGACGGCAACCGGCTCCTGCTGCCCGCCGCCGCCCTGGCGATCCTGGACCGGCTCACCGAGCTCGGCTTCAGCCCCGGTTACGTTGACGTGCAACGGGATGCCCTGGTGTTGGTGAGGGCGCTGACGCCGGAGATCTTCGAGGTGTTCCTGACCCAGCTCGGGCACCGGCTCGACAACCCCGGGTTCGTCGAGCTGACCAAGCGCGCCTGGGACGCGCGGTCCTGGGAGCCTGACGACCCGCGGATCGACGAGCTGGCCTCCGCGCTCACCGAGACCCTGCTGGCCGACCCGGAGGCGCTGGCGCTGCCGGAAGGCTTCCGGCCCCCGCCCGCGGCCGCCGTCCGCTACGGACTGGTCAACCACCACAGCGAAGGTCAGATGCCTGCGGCCTGGGTCCGGCTGAACGCGCTCGTCGAGGCAAAGCTCCGTTCCGCGGGCGTGCCCATCCCCCACCAATGA
- a CDS encoding GAF domain-containing protein → MLDRRAGLGDTVLEGARTIESLCALAARCEDLPGVHAAAVLLPSSGGQLSAVGSSAAEAGTGELFALMAEEGPGVDCLRRGQPVDCEDLSTAEGQWPRFAPAALARGFAAAHAMPMWPWGQQIGIVNLLRGSTGPLPADVERAARGFCQVTAFTIRDARRSYRLNRSGAEPARAIGSPVLVGQAAGVLAERHQISMSEALNRLLAYAGRYDQPISEAAALAVSGSPDFR, encoded by the coding sequence ATGCTCGACAGAAGAGCGGGACTCGGGGACACGGTGCTCGAAGGGGCTCGAACGATCGAGTCGCTGTGCGCACTCGCCGCGCGGTGCGAGGACCTGCCGGGGGTGCACGCCGCCGCGGTCCTGCTCCCCAGCTCCGGCGGGCAGTTGAGCGCCGTCGGCAGTTCCGCGGCAGAGGCCGGTACGGGGGAGCTGTTCGCCCTGATGGCGGAGGAGGGTCCGGGGGTGGACTGCCTTCGGCGGGGCCAGCCGGTGGACTGCGAGGACCTCAGCACGGCGGAGGGGCAGTGGCCGCGCTTCGCACCCGCGGCCCTCGCCCGCGGTTTCGCGGCGGCGCACGCGATGCCCATGTGGCCGTGGGGGCAGCAGATCGGCATCGTGAACCTGTTGCGCGGGTCGACGGGGCCGCTGCCCGCTGACGTCGAACGGGCGGCCAGGGGGTTCTGCCAGGTGACCGCGTTCACCATCCGCGACGCGCGGCGGTCGTACCGCCTGAACCGGTCCGGTGCCGAGCCGGCGAGGGCGATCGGCTCCCCCGTTCTCGTCGGCCAGGCCGCGGGTGTGCTCGCCGAGCGCCACCAGATCAGCATGAGTGAGGCCCTGAACCGGTTGCTGGCCTACGCGGGCAGGTACGACCAGCCGATCTCGGAGGCGGCCGCGCTCGCCGTGTCCGGTTCCCCCGACTTCCGTTGA
- a CDS encoding sensor histidine kinase: MVDRLRRPREVALWVALAVALVLEVTTVDHAVVRWLELACGGLLLGAAVVFSDRFPVGALCLFVGAAEVPALILAPTVTNLGWAWPFLAASVFGFRVGRRVEDMRPAQFFLAAVVLAGLPVSVLVDGSARGGFGLLFGLYDWFVLVLILLIVVLLPWLAGRYRRQRAELAAAGWERAALLERQQRLEVDQARSRERARIARDMHDSLGHEWGLIALRAAALEVTADLSERQRAAVGELRAGVAEATERLREIIGMLRPDDEPEPDERVDIAGLVERAADAGMDVVCELPEPPVGSLPTAVDRAAHRVVQEGLTNAAKHAPGATVTVRVERGPDSTVVTVASGRATKQPGGVAGRYGLVGLAERVRLLGGTLEAGPRDGGFALVATLPYDAPPADPPAGLNASGDSKSARERARGQARRRLTSAIRVPALTGTVVAVLAMALYALVGANNTLDPAVFERIPLGATRAEVEARVPPFQILGDPERMLPAPPAGAACRHYWASEQRDDQLLFRLCFAADRLVVKEVVPRGAISTGSE; this comes from the coding sequence ATGGTTGATCGGCTGCGGCGTCCCCGAGAAGTCGCGCTGTGGGTGGCGTTGGCGGTCGCTCTCGTCCTGGAGGTGACGACCGTCGACCACGCGGTCGTCCGTTGGCTGGAGTTGGCCTGCGGCGGCCTGTTGCTGGGCGCGGCGGTGGTCTTCTCCGACCGGTTCCCGGTGGGGGCGTTGTGCCTGTTCGTCGGCGCCGCGGAGGTTCCGGCGCTGATCCTGGCGCCGACGGTGACGAACCTGGGTTGGGCGTGGCCCTTCCTGGCGGCCTCGGTGTTCGGCTTCCGCGTCGGGCGGCGCGTGGAGGACATGCGCCCTGCGCAGTTCTTCCTGGCCGCGGTGGTGCTGGCGGGGCTGCCCGTCAGCGTGCTCGTGGACGGTTCGGCGCGAGGTGGCTTCGGCCTGCTCTTCGGTCTCTACGACTGGTTCGTGCTGGTGCTGATCCTGCTGATCGTGGTCCTGCTGCCGTGGCTGGCCGGCCGGTACCGGCGGCAGCGGGCCGAGCTCGCCGCCGCCGGCTGGGAACGCGCCGCGCTGCTGGAACGCCAGCAGCGGCTGGAGGTCGACCAGGCGCGGTCGCGGGAGCGGGCGAGGATCGCGCGGGACATGCACGACTCGCTCGGCCACGAGTGGGGCCTCATCGCGCTGCGTGCTGCCGCGCTCGAAGTGACCGCGGACCTGTCGGAGCGGCAGCGTGCCGCGGTGGGTGAACTGCGCGCCGGTGTGGCGGAGGCGACCGAGCGGTTGCGGGAGATCATCGGGATGCTGCGCCCGGACGACGAGCCCGAGCCGGATGAACGGGTCGACATCGCCGGGCTCGTCGAGCGCGCCGCCGACGCGGGCATGGATGTCGTGTGCGAGCTGCCGGAGCCGCCGGTGGGATCGTTGCCCACTGCCGTGGACCGGGCGGCGCACCGTGTGGTTCAGGAGGGCCTGACCAACGCGGCGAAGCACGCGCCCGGCGCGACGGTCACCGTTCGCGTCGAACGCGGGCCGGACAGCACGGTGGTCACGGTCGCGAGCGGCCGGGCGACCAAGCAGCCGGGCGGTGTCGCGGGCCGCTACGGGCTGGTGGGGCTGGCCGAGCGCGTTCGACTGCTGGGCGGCACGCTGGAGGCGGGCCCGCGCGACGGCGGGTTCGCCCTGGTCGCGACACTTCCGTACGACGCACCCCCAGCAGATCCACCCGCGGGCCTGAACGCGAGCGGTGACAGCAAGTCGGCTCGCGAGCGTGCCCGCGGCCAGGCACGGCGCCGCCTCACCAGTGCGATCCGGGTACCAGCGTTGACGGGCACCGTGGTCGCTGTGCTCGCGATGGCGCTCTATGCCCTCGTCGGTGCGAACAACACCCTCGACCCGGCGGTGTTCGAGCGGATTCCGCTCGGCGCGACCCGCGCGGAGGTCGAGGCACGCGTGCCCCCGTTCCAGATCCTGGGCGATCCGGAACGTATGCTCCCCGCGCCGCCGGCGGGCGCGGCGTGCCGGCACTACTGGGCGAGCGAGCAGAGGGACGACCAGCTGTTGTTCCGGCTGTGCTTCGCCGCCGACCGGTTGGTGGTCAAGGAGGTCGTCCCGCGCGGCGCGATCTCGACCGGCTCGGAGTGA
- a CDS encoding ScbR family autoregulator-binding transcription factor: MSFIPNGHSDSTRERLLLAAAVIFDSQGFGQARLDDICQAIGVTKGALYCHFPSKDALALALLERRMAAWHRQSGGLRTHRPDDVHRLQNLIDLSYAALLDLRHDPVARAAHRVLFQDRVFDLVGGMHMISCVTLVHDLLDEANQRGELRREVDLREAAEGIMAAALGVQTMSRATSDYEDLPERLEAMWRVWIPHLAVPSCRAALRLAPQRGTSVPAVALSAGGDAG, translated from the coding sequence ATGTCATTCATCCCGAACGGGCACAGCGACAGCACTCGTGAGCGGCTGCTCCTCGCCGCCGCGGTCATCTTCGACAGCCAGGGCTTCGGCCAGGCCCGGCTGGACGACATCTGCCAGGCCATCGGCGTCACGAAAGGAGCCCTGTACTGCCACTTCCCCTCGAAGGACGCGCTCGCGCTCGCTCTGCTGGAGAGACGGATGGCGGCGTGGCACCGGCAGAGCGGGGGGCTGCGCACGCACCGGCCGGACGACGTGCACCGGTTGCAGAACCTGATCGACCTCTCCTACGCCGCGCTGCTGGACCTGCGCCACGACCCCGTCGCCAGGGCCGCGCACCGGGTGCTGTTCCAGGACCGGGTCTTCGACCTCGTCGGCGGGATGCACATGATCAGCTGCGTCACGCTGGTCCACGACCTGCTCGACGAGGCCAACCAGCGCGGGGAGCTGCGGCGGGAGGTCGACCTCCGCGAGGCCGCCGAAGGGATCATGGCCGCCGCCCTCGGGGTGCAGACGATGTCCAGGGCGACGAGCGACTACGAGGACCTGCCGGAACGGTTGGAGGCCATGTGGCGGGTGTGGATCCCCCACCTGGCCGTGCCCTCCTGCCGGGCCGCGCTCCGGCTGGCGCCGCAGCGGGGGACGTCGGTCCCGGCGGTCGCGCTGTCCGCCGGGGGCGACGCCGGCTGA
- a CDS encoding endonuclease/exonuclease/phosphatase family protein: protein MKSVKRTAFGAVMVCVLAAATGCREDPPPPPDTSVTVVNLNAAMGFVMGPGEDQGTDATPEDLALLADDILKHPADVVNLQEMAVYAARDLRELLAGRTGAVWQLNWAHSDFADYYAGKEPGEAPVWKNASAGNAQLIRIGAGVRSQKPITVDGDRPAGEPDQGIMLPSSRKPNRGRSFQGAEIVTEHGVIDVYNLHLARAKDNSDEERARDVETIQRLTESRTNPAIITGDFNETIDLSELYPGPHAYPGTFAALSAFMNTYGYTDVAKDLGATSNRAPKHDVQKLVSARIDYILARGLRTVETAKFASAESDHWGLVTTVEPGSERGTPKPAPSTGVSADRFRHALPGGGTFYFFTSADAGYSCAVVAKQALCQGRTKPVPPPPDSCKQRGGPSWGHGMFVEATGKVDFVCAGGLVYSPVDRAPDDRDVLRPGQSFTALGFTCAAEERGIRCRNASGRGFFIAPDTNERF from the coding sequence GTGAAGTCGGTCAAGCGAACGGCGTTCGGTGCCGTGATGGTGTGCGTGCTCGCCGCTGCCACGGGGTGTCGCGAAGATCCGCCACCGCCGCCGGACACGTCGGTCACCGTGGTGAACCTGAACGCCGCCATGGGCTTCGTGATGGGGCCCGGCGAGGACCAGGGCACCGACGCCACGCCCGAGGACCTCGCGCTGCTGGCCGACGACATCCTCAAGCACCCCGCGGACGTCGTGAACCTGCAGGAGATGGCGGTGTACGCGGCGCGGGACCTGCGCGAGCTCCTTGCCGGGCGGACGGGCGCCGTGTGGCAGCTGAACTGGGCGCACTCGGACTTCGCGGACTACTACGCGGGCAAGGAGCCGGGCGAGGCGCCGGTCTGGAAGAACGCGTCGGCGGGCAACGCCCAGCTGATCCGCATCGGCGCCGGAGTCCGCTCGCAGAAACCGATCACGGTGGACGGCGACCGGCCCGCTGGCGAGCCGGACCAGGGGATCATGCTGCCGTCCTCGCGGAAGCCGAACCGGGGCCGCTCCTTCCAGGGCGCGGAAATCGTCACCGAGCACGGGGTGATCGACGTCTACAACCTCCACCTCGCGCGGGCGAAGGACAACAGCGACGAGGAGCGCGCCCGGGACGTCGAGACCATCCAGCGGCTCACCGAGTCCCGCACCAACCCGGCGATCATCACCGGTGACTTCAACGAGACGATCGATCTCAGCGAGCTCTACCCCGGGCCGCACGCCTACCCCGGGACGTTCGCCGCGCTGAGCGCGTTCATGAACACCTACGGGTACACCGACGTGGCGAAGGACCTGGGCGCGACGAGCAACCGCGCTCCGAAGCACGACGTCCAGAAGCTGGTGTCCGCCCGGATCGACTACATCCTCGCCCGCGGACTCCGCACAGTGGAGACCGCGAAGTTCGCGAGCGCGGAATCCGACCACTGGGGCCTTGTCACCACCGTCGAACCGGGCTCCGAGCGCGGCACACCGAAGCCCGCCCCCAGCACGGGGGTGTCTGCGGACCGTTTCCGGCACGCACTGCCGGGCGGTGGAACCTTCTACTTCTTCACCTCGGCCGACGCCGGCTACAGCTGCGCCGTCGTCGCCAAGCAGGCTCTCTGCCAGGGCAGGACCAAGCCCGTGCCGCCGCCCCCGGACTCCTGCAAGCAGCGGGGCGGGCCCAGCTGGGGGCACGGGATGTTCGTCGAGGCGACCGGGAAGGTCGACTTCGTCTGCGCGGGCGGTCTCGTGTACTCACCCGTCGACCGCGCGCCCGACGACCGCGACGTCCTCCGGCCGGGGCAGTCGTTCACCGCGCTCGGTTTCACCTGTGCCGCCGAGGAAAGAGGCATCCGGTGCAGGAACGCCTCCGGACGCGGCTTCTTCATCGCACCGGACACCAACGAGCGGTTCTGA
- a CDS encoding phosphotransferase enzyme family protein, protein MNRARRVALRALSAYPLADPTLRFVALGENTTFQVRARTDSGEAERFLLRVHRPMRHGRFIDSTAAISSELRWLTALREQTDLVVPQPVPTRDGELITTTSAPDVPLTCSVLRWMEGRRYSSSPRPVYLRRLGGALARVHNHADTWPLPGGFVRIRWDWETFFGDTMQYGGINAAQVWDLLPDDLRRAFDQIAAAARHTMARLDERPGAVGLIHADLHLDNALFAGDVVKLIDFDDCGIGYRLYDVAVALWELRHRDDYAAMRTALIGGYTAHRPLPEDDLGDLDLFIAVREVAFGLWFVGTAQVNPVFRDRLPRTLDGIRRSLAVVLRAG, encoded by the coding sequence GTGAACCGTGCGCGGCGGGTCGCGCTGCGCGCATTGAGCGCGTACCCGTTGGCCGATCCGACGTTGCGGTTTGTCGCACTCGGGGAGAACACGACGTTCCAGGTTCGTGCCCGGACGGACAGTGGTGAGGCCGAACGGTTCCTGCTCCGCGTGCACCGACCGATGCGCCACGGCCGGTTCATCGACTCGACGGCCGCCATCTCCTCCGAGCTGCGCTGGCTGACGGCGTTGCGGGAGCAGACAGACCTCGTTGTGCCGCAGCCTGTGCCCACGCGCGACGGTGAGCTGATCACCACGACCTCGGCTCCCGATGTGCCGCTCACCTGTTCGGTTCTGCGCTGGATGGAGGGCCGCAGGTACAGCAGCTCACCGCGGCCGGTGTACCTGCGCCGGCTGGGCGGTGCCCTGGCCCGGGTGCACAACCACGCCGACACCTGGCCGCTCCCTGGGGGCTTCGTCCGGATCCGGTGGGACTGGGAGACCTTCTTCGGCGACACAATGCAGTACGGCGGGATCAACGCCGCCCAGGTCTGGGACCTGCTGCCGGACGATCTGCGGCGAGCCTTCGACCAGATCGCCGCCGCAGCGCGTCACACCATGGCACGGCTCGACGAGCGGCCCGGGGCGGTCGGCCTCATCCACGCCGATCTGCACCTGGACAACGCGCTGTTCGCGGGCGATGTGGTCAAGCTGATCGACTTCGACGACTGCGGGATCGGCTACCGCCTCTACGACGTGGCCGTGGCGCTGTGGGAGCTGCGCCATCGCGACGACTACGCGGCGATGCGGACCGCGTTGATCGGCGGCTACACCGCGCACCGGCCGCTGCCGGAGGACGACCTCGGTGACCTGGACTTGTTCATCGCCGTCCGCGAGGTCGCGTTCGGGCTGTGGTTCGTCGGCACCGCACAGGTCAACCCGGTCTTCCGGGATCGGCTGCCACGAACGCTGGACGGCATCAGGAGGTCGTTGGCGGTGGTCCTTCGGGCAGGATGA
- a CDS encoding serine hydrolase domain-containing protein, with protein sequence MTNTITSTPAAAEQERTELHAAMQAFIDIGFSGMQLRVRDKRGEWVGSAGVRKLGEAAKPPTDGLFRIGSNTKTFVATAVLQLVAEGKVGLDAPAADHLPEFGLDRRITVRMLLQHTSGLFNHTGDFYPDGKAVPGFPSTGPEWVDNRFRTYRPEELVRLSLSKPVLFAPGEDWSYSNTNYVLAALLIENVSGRPYAEEMQRRIMGPLELRGTVVPGSSPVIAGPHAHGYYHYQDSGEWKTLDVTRQNPSLLFAGGDMISTTEDLQTFFSALQSGKLLPAPLLAEMRKPHPKVGYGLGLFVEDAGCDVVLLRHNGSTIGYGALMYSTLDGSTTLTASVTGGDTEIDLVKEFPKVQQGLVTAVFRGPDQEDG encoded by the coding sequence ATGACCAACACCATCACGTCCACGCCGGCGGCTGCCGAGCAGGAGCGCACCGAGCTGCACGCAGCCATGCAGGCGTTCATCGACATCGGTTTCTCCGGGATGCAGTTGCGCGTGCGCGACAAGCGGGGCGAGTGGGTCGGCAGCGCCGGTGTGCGCAAGCTGGGCGAAGCCGCGAAGCCACCGACCGACGGGCTCTTCCGGATCGGCAGCAACACCAAGACCTTCGTCGCGACCGCCGTGCTGCAACTGGTGGCTGAGGGCAAGGTCGGGCTGGACGCCCCGGCGGCCGACCACCTGCCGGAGTTCGGCTTGGACCGGCGGATCACCGTGCGCATGCTGTTGCAGCACACCAGTGGATTGTTCAACCACACGGGAGATTTCTACCCCGATGGGAAGGCCGTGCCGGGGTTCCCCTCGACGGGGCCGGAATGGGTGGACAACCGGTTCCGCACATACCGGCCGGAGGAATTGGTGCGGCTGTCGTTGTCCAAGCCCGTGCTGTTCGCGCCCGGGGAGGACTGGAGCTATTCCAACACCAACTACGTGTTGGCCGCGCTGCTGATCGAGAACGTCTCCGGTCGCCCCTACGCCGAGGAGATGCAGCGGCGGATCATGGGGCCGCTGGAATTGCGGGGGACCGTTGTTCCTGGTTCTTCGCCGGTGATCGCCGGACCGCACGCCCACGGCTACTACCACTACCAGGACTCCGGCGAGTGGAAGACCCTCGACGTCACCCGTCAGAATCCCTCGTTGCTGTTCGCGGGCGGCGACATGATCTCGACGACCGAGGACCTGCAGACCTTCTTCTCCGCACTGCAGAGCGGAAAGCTCCTCCCCGCGCCACTGCTGGCCGAGATGCGCAAGCCGCATCCGAAGGTCGGCTACGGTCTCGGACTGTTCGTGGAGGACGCGGGCTGCGACGTCGTCCTCCTCCGCCACAACGGCAGCACGATCGGCTACGGGGCGTTGATGTACAGCACGCTCGACGGCAGCACGACCCTGACCGCCTCGGTGACCGGCGGGGACACCGAGATCGACCTGGTCAAGGAGTTCCCGAAGGTGCAGCAGGGGCTTGTCACAGCGGTGTTCCGCGGCCCTGATCAGGAGGACGGCTAG
- a CDS encoding cobalamin B12-binding domain-containing protein: protein MRAERYVSTYFEAIGAADTGSAQRQVSDLLEAGLQLDWIVTNVILPAQQLVGEAWENDTWNVAREHAATGISEQIIAVLGATQQELPCAKHLVAACVEHEQHSLPLRATATLLRGAGHRLTFLGASVPVADLRRYVTQVRPDAVLLSCMLAARVPDAERAIRALRGLTTRIIVGGPGFGPEGVWASRFRGEVTAARDATEVTRLLELPPPAQPFDPLGQPRPVCELDAERIRARRDDLLEHGMAVLGPLSRADDLFALFLSDSLGHLVDTLVAAVHLDNPAAFVEYLRWLRRVASRRGIPSAQLDQVLRSWSGQLKGMPKARRVIGAALKDAAPADT from the coding sequence ATGAGGGCCGAGAGGTATGTGTCGACGTACTTCGAGGCGATCGGCGCAGCCGACACGGGCTCGGCGCAGCGCCAGGTGTCCGACCTGCTCGAGGCCGGGCTCCAGCTCGACTGGATCGTGACCAACGTGATCCTGCCCGCCCAGCAGCTGGTCGGCGAAGCCTGGGAGAACGACACGTGGAACGTCGCCAGGGAGCACGCGGCGACCGGCATCAGCGAGCAGATCATCGCGGTTCTCGGCGCCACCCAGCAGGAACTCCCCTGCGCCAAGCACCTGGTGGCGGCGTGCGTCGAGCACGAGCAGCACTCGCTGCCGCTGCGGGCGACCGCCACCCTGCTCAGGGGCGCGGGCCATCGGCTGACCTTCCTCGGGGCGTCCGTCCCCGTCGCCGATCTGCGCCGCTACGTGACGCAGGTGCGGCCGGACGCCGTGCTGCTGTCCTGCATGCTCGCCGCGCGCGTCCCCGACGCCGAACGGGCGATCCGGGCGCTGCGCGGGCTGACGACCAGGATCATCGTCGGCGGGCCCGGATTCGGTCCCGAGGGCGTGTGGGCGTCGAGGTTCCGCGGCGAGGTGACAGCGGCACGGGATGCCACGGAGGTCACCCGGCTCCTGGAGCTGCCACCGCCCGCCCAGCCGTTCGACCCCCTCGGGCAGCCGCGGCCGGTGTGCGAGCTCGACGCGGAGCGGATCCGCGCCCGGCGGGACGACCTGCTGGAGCACGGCATGGCCGTGCTGGGACCGCTCTCCCGGGCCGACGACCTGTTCGCGCTGTTCCTCTCCGACTCGTTGGGCCACCTGGTCGACACCCTGGTGGCCGCCGTGCACCTCGACAATCCCGCGGCGTTCGTGGAGTACCTCCGCTGGCTTCGCCGGGTGGCCTCGCGGCGCGGCATCCCGTCCGCGCAGCTCGACCAGGTCCTCCGCAGCTGGAGCGGACAGCTCAAGGGAATGCCCAAGGCGCGTCGCGTGATCGGCGCCGCGTTGAAGGACGCGGCGCCGGCGGACACGTGA
- a CDS encoding nuclear transport factor 2 family protein yields MLVEKLVARLVAKDTEALARLFDDEVVWWSPLIPGAPWPTHVRSAREVESYFLAYLSVFELTRMTVRHLLVDRGHAVLVGRAQGRVAASGREFSNHFAMMLSVRSGRIVELRMFEDSLAIAGALTPSPGG; encoded by the coding sequence ATGCTTGTCGAGAAGCTCGTCGCACGCCTGGTCGCGAAGGACACCGAGGCGCTCGCGCGCCTGTTCGACGACGAGGTAGTGTGGTGGAGCCCGCTGATCCCCGGCGCACCGTGGCCGACACACGTGCGCTCGGCGCGCGAGGTGGAGTCCTACTTCCTGGCCTACCTCTCGGTGTTCGAGCTCACCAGGATGACGGTGCGGCACCTGCTCGTCGACCGGGGCCACGCGGTACTCGTCGGGCGGGCCCAGGGGCGGGTGGCCGCATCCGGGCGCGAGTTCTCCAACCACTTCGCGATGATGTTGTCGGTGCGGTCCGGTCGAATCGTTGAACTGCGGATGTTCGAGGACTCCCTGGCGATCGCCGGTGCGCTGACTCCGTCGCCGGGCGGATGA